Below is a genomic region from Ruania alba.
GTCCAGGAGATCTCGACCAATCGGTTCCGCACCCGCGTGCGTGTCGACGTTCCGGACCGGTCGCCGAGCATGCTGCTCACTGAGGACGGGCTGGACACGTCCAGCGTGGTCGGCGATCAGCTCCAGCTCGAGTGGTACCTGGTGGAGGCCCGCGCCATGGGTGCCTATCGGAACATCCGCACCGGGCGGGTACGCGCCGTGACCGGATTGCTGCCGTAACTCAGAAACCTCCCAGCCGCAGGTGCGAGAATGACCGACATGAGCTTCCTCATCAAGGTCCTCATCAACGGCGTCGCCCTCTGGCTGACCTCGCTCTGGGTGAGCGGCGTCGACTTCCGGACGGACGACACCCCACTGAACACGGTGATCGTGGTGGCGGCGGTCGCGCTGCTGTTCACCGTCGTGAACGCGATCGTGAAGCCGCTGGTGAAGCTGGTCTCGATCCTGTTCTACATCCTCACCCTGGGGCTGTTCTTCCTGGTGGTGAACGCCTTGATGCTGCTGCTCACCAGTTGGATCACCGGCTTCACCGACTACGGCCTCACCGTGGACGGGTTCTGGACGGCGGTGCTCGCCGGCCTGATCATCACCATCATCGCGGTGGTGCTCACCGTGGTGCTGCCGGACGGGAAGAAGAAGGAGCGCTCCCGCCGCTGAGTCGGTCGCGGTCCGGCTCGTTCCTCCGCGCTGCACTCTGCAGGTAGACGCACACGCGCGAGATGATGCACTCGGAGTAACCCGTACGCATCGACGCCTGATGTCGATGCGAGGCCAAGTCCAGTAGGAGGCATCGTGGCACACGTCACTCCTGGCATCTGCTCAGTGACGTTGAGGCAGTGGCCTGTCGAGGACGTCATCGCTATCGCAGTGGACAGCGGCTTGGAGTGCATCGAATGGGGCGGCGATGTGCATGTCCATCCCGGCGATACGAGGAGCGCTCAGCGAGCAGCTCAGTTGAGCGATGCCGCCGGTCTACGCGTCGCTTCCTACGGCAGCTACTTTCGCGCCGGAGACGACTCCCCGGAGGAATTCGACCGAGTTCTCAACACAGCTGAGGCTCTGGGCGCCCCCCGCATCAGGGTCTGGGCCGGCGCCCACGGTTCACGCAGCACGTCACCACAGGGCCGGCAATCTGTGGTCGACACGTTGCAGCGTGCCTCGGACGCGGCTGCCGCCCGAGACGTAGAGCTGGCCTTAGAGTTTCATAGCGACACCCTGGCCGATGAGGCTCGATCGACCGTCAGCCTCCTGGCCGATGTCGGTCGTGCGAACCTCACGAGCTACTGGCAACCGCCTGTAGGGCTGGCCGGCGAGCAAGCACTCGCCCAACTACAACACCTCGGGACGCTCATATCCTGCGTGCACG
It encodes:
- a CDS encoding phage holin family protein, translated to MTDMSFLIKVLINGVALWLTSLWVSGVDFRTDDTPLNTVIVVAAVALLFTVVNAIVKPLVKLVSILFYILTLGLFFLVVNALMLLLTSWITGFTDYGLTVDGFWTAVLAGLIITIIAVVLTVVLPDGKKKERSRR
- a CDS encoding sugar phosphate isomerase/epimerase family protein, whose translation is MDSGLECIEWGGDVHVHPGDTRSAQRAAQLSDAAGLRVASYGSYFRAGDDSPEEFDRVLNTAEALGAPRIRVWAGAHGSRSTSPQGRQSVVDTLQRASDAAAARDVELALEFHSDTLADEARSTVSLLADVGRANLTSYWQPPVGLAGEQALAQLQHLGTLISCVHVFSWWPESERRALSHRRALWEAAIAHLRAGHRDVDTLLEFVVDDDPANVRADAETLRSML